taaaaggaaattcCGTAGGGGGTAACCCCACCCCtcttatttgaaaacttgtaaacagtcaacatccccacccctaaaccatatatattcttgtaggggacaataaagctaatcaaatgaaattaaagggaagttcctgggggttgccccaccccgttcaatttgagaatgtgctattatcttgtaaacggtccagatccccacccttaaaccatatacattcttgtaggggacaataaaacaaatgaaatgaaatgtaggtaaattccctgggggtcaccaccaccccctcctgtttgaatacttgtaaatagtggagatccctactcgtaagccatatatattcctgtatgggacaaaaaaatcaaatcaaatgaacatgggaccatatgaatggcgagttatgggagctttgtttgggagacttcgtaacagcatcctgttacaattacttcttgttttttACATGATTTTATACTCTAAAGAAGAAGTCCTTGGGAATTTATTTCAGTGGTGTTATGATGATAAAATCACTAATAAAAACTGCCAGAATTTCACAATTGATTTTTGATTACATAAAAATTTCTGATAAAATTGTCAAGATTCTTCATTACAATAATTTTTGCCTTTTGGGATGTGCAAGTGTGACATTTCAGAATTTTAGGGCAATAAAAATGCAGTATCTTGGTATAAATCCTGATGCATATCATACTGATATCTGCAAATCAGCCAAAACAATATGTCCAACAAGACTTGTACCACCTGAGGCACAAGACAAAGcatgataaaataattaaattgtccACTGACAGCTTGTTTTATTGTCTAATTAGACAAATTTAATCCACAACAGTTCAAACTTTTGATATTCACCTGTACATAACACCCTACCAACCAGTCGTGCTTGTCTTAAGGATATTTTTTTAGGGAGACTGGTTTGAGTAAACTGGTTACTACTTCAAAGGAAAGAAACTGTCAATTTTTGATGGTTTTTAATCCAAATTAACACTTCcttattttcatgtaaaatacaacaaaaacaacacaGCTGATTTTCATATTCTTGAAAAAGTAGAGATGTTACTGTGTCAGGAACTAGATGTATTTCACTATGGTAAGATAACAATAATTATATTCTTTATGTGAAGTTTGGTCAATAATTGTAATTTTGTATTAGATAATGCTATGGCATATAATTAGCTTTAATCATATGGTATCATTTTAGGATGTTTCATGGACTCCCCTACCCCATTGGATTCACCAACATTAGAAATGAGGTAAGAGACATTTATCTTTAACAAGACAAGTATCCCCCCATGTTGTTTTGGATATAATGATCTAATTAATTTGACTGACAGCCTATAATTAATGGCATTAGTAGAAACATTAGTGTTGTGTACAGGTTTGCTTTATGACAGGATAATGATGTAATGAATGGTCATTCCAAATCTCATAAAACCATAAAATCCTGACTTAACCCAGTCCTTAATCTATGGAGAGTCCTACGGATTTAGTCCAAATACAAACAACCCATCACTAATCTCGTATAAAATAAGGTCGAACAGgatcaaaaatatattaaatgtatttatttaaaaaaaggttaATCTTAAATAAACAGTATGTTAATAGAATTTGTGAATTTGCAAATGATTTCATAATCCTTATCTTGAAAAACTCTATTTCAATAGTATTTTTTGAACAACTCTTCAAAACATTGTGAACTCTTCCAGAATAAAATCTATACATTAATCAATAAGTAAAGTTTTAAGCTGTAATTGGTTTTATAGAAGAAAAGAAGTAGCAATTATAATTTGTCTTAGTAATGTTTGTTTATCCACATAAATTGCTTCACATGTATACCAGAGTTGTTTTTGTTATCACGGAATTAgaattttggggaaatatttgAACTTTCATAGATCTATAAATATCACTTTACAAAATTGTATTGTGCAATTTGCCTCATGACAAGAACAAAGTAACAAAACAAAGAGAAAACAGATGTACTACAAAAATATAATGCATTGTCTGACAGACTTGAATAAAATGACAGAAATATTGTCAAACAGTAGGATGGCTATAGTGTCAGACCTATtacatatgaatatattgtcATGAACAGTATGTGTGTATTAGTACATTGTCATGCCCTGTCTGGGGGTGTGTACCAGTCTATTGTCTGTCAGCATGGGTGAGGCTGCAGGATCCTATTGCCACAGCTAGAAGGCACATCATCACTCttctacaaaaaaaacataaacatttatttttttacacccCTGACTGACTTGAAAATATCCTTAAACTTattatcttaaaatttgaagataagATTATTGGTCACATTTATTGATCTTTTTTAACAAGTTACAATAAGTTTATCATTTTTATCTCAAGTAATTATTGGTGTATTTAACTATGGAGAGAATTTTATTTATGagctttacaaaaaaaataagaatagaaGATTATAATGGATAGGGGAAAAGATATGAATGACAATTTATAGATTAACATTGAATGTTGAACAAGTTCTGATTATTGACCTTCCCATGTATTGTTTTAGGGATAGGGTAACAGATGGTTTTTGCAAGAGCTCGCGTGCAGGTTGAAGATTACAGATATTTGTTGTCTTCGATTAAGGATGGAGGTGGTTTATTGTTGATTCATGAGGACTTTCTGTGTAGGGAACTTGTATCATGGTTGTTTTCATTGTGCAAAATGGTTATGTTGAAATAAAGTTACATGAAAGGGGAAAATTATTATTCCAAGtatttcattgatttatattttcaaaaggaTATGCATTCATATTGGCTGACACACTTATTTAAATTTGTTCATTTGACTGCAGTTAACTCATATATGCTACAGTAGTAATTGATTGGAGAATGGTAATTTTATTCATATCTCAAACATCAGCAGAAATATCCTTCAGCTGTTGCATCTGCCTGACTATACAGAAATGTTTATTGTTCTTTGTATGGGTAGTACATTCACCTTAACATTTTTTCATTCATTCTTTGCCATCTGTTCAGGTACAAAATGAAGAGATATTCACCTTAAATGACTATAATTCATTCACAAATGACTCCATCTGCTGTCCGTGAAGTTACAATAGAATTTAAAGTTACTTTATTGGATGAAATGTTATCAATAGCTTCTTAAGATTTGTTCATGGTCTaatattggaaaataaatttTGCACTTAGtggttaaatttatttttaaatttcatttcttaTGAATCTACAGGCATTTGTACTAAGTTATATTTTTAGGAATAGTGGTCAAAAGATGTTTTTTTATCCTAATAATCATTGGTCATATTTGATTAGAGACACATAAGTGTAATTAGAAGGCTATAAAATATGTCTGACAAGTGGATGATAAAATATATAGTCATTATATAATGATAATTAGTAAATAGAAGAGGCACCTGCTGGTCAAATGATTGATTTGGTGATCAATAACCCATCAGACCATGACCAGGGATACCTGTGTGTTCACAGCTTCTGTACAGGTTCTCTGGGGCTATGATTCTTGTTGTagattataaaaataaactttctATTGTTCAGCCATTCAAATAAACCCAAGCTGTTAAACCTTAAATCAAATTTAGACTGAACATGTCAATTTATATGGAAAAAAGTAGTCAAACAGCTTTTTAAAATACAATCTTTTATGGTCATTTGTAATATGTTCAATTTGAAATATGTTCTTTTTGAACAGACTGTCTTTGTGTTTCAGTCCTCAATGTCTAAAGTTTAAAATAATGCAGAAGAATAAGAAAGTCATTAAATACAGATTTTGTTTAgctattgatttttatatatattgcatttcaagccaagaattttttttattttataaattaaatgggTATATTGTTTGAAGGTATTGGAgcaaaaacatgataaacaaacatttaaaaaaaagaagaaatcagTGTAAATATCTGGTAATAGTATTACAGTGTTCAGAATTATGTTACACCTATATTAGGTAACTCAATTAAGATCAGGGTAATTTGAGAAACAACATGAAGCTTATCTTGTTAGTTCCCTAACAAAACCCACATGTTTGAGACCTACTGTGGAAATTTTCACCTTATATCAAACATACCTCAAATATACCAAGAACAATCTACTAATGAATGGTGTTTGTTCAAACagattaattcatttattgtTATGAATActgaatatttattattaaaaaagcaACCTGTAAATTTAATTAAGTGCTAATAAGATTAGTTAAattgttatataaacaaaaaacaccTGAGAGGCAAACCTTATTAATCTTGTTTGTATATTTGAACAAGAGAAGGATTTTCATTGGTCAGATAGATaaacaaattatgtaaataaaatttgagtttttttcaaaagtcacATACATTCACTTTGAAATTATCTTAAATAGATACCTGTTAGAATGCTAAGTTTAACATATCAAATGTTAcgatatgaaaattaaaaaaaaaataattgtgttttgtataagaaaaaaaatatatgatttgtaTTATTTCTAATGTCAAGATATATAAACAAAGACATTCCTTGTTTGTTGATAAGAAGACTTGATCTTTATCTGAAACCCAAGAATGAAAGATAGGTTGTTTACTTTCTAAGATTATAGTGATTAAAGTCATTTCAAAAGTTGCAACCATTTGagggaaaacaaaatatttcttctTACCTACAGTCATGACCTATTTCATTTCCACATCAAATTCATTTTATGGATGATGAAGAAATATGGACAATATTTATCAAACTTCTATTTATAAATAAAGGTAAtttgttatataagatatatggCACTAGTTTAAAGTATAAAGAAACAAGAAATTTAGAATAAAAGTAGACTTTAGCAATAGCCTTACAGCTGAGGAAATCACAGATTAAGGTAATGTTCTTGTAAATGGCAGCATATTTGGTGAGGAAGTTCCTTATTTGTGCTATATGGAACATGTGTTAATTTTCACAGGTAAAGTTACCTGCCAAGGTGTGACATCTTACAATACCTTACCAAACACTCATATCTCACACTTGAAAAGGTTCTGAGGCACAGGATGTTAATTAGGGCCCATCACACCTTAAGATTTCAGTAGCCCCCTAGGTGTTTATTAGATGATATTTATGGCCCAGGTTCTGTACCTTTAGTCATAAAACCATAGGACTACTGAGAGAATTGCTCCTTTGATCTGGCTACCTGTTGTGTAATGTCAGCATCCTCTAATTAACATAGGTAACTAATTTCTACCTGTAAATTAGTTTTCTCCATCATTCTACACCTGTGTGCTATACCGTCAACATCACCCTTACCTGTTAATACAATGGCAACAGCTTTTTTCAGCAGCCCCAGTTGGAGGTagggtattttttattttaaaagtacattttgcatcatttgattttgtaaaaGTAATACTTTTGATTATTTCAAATGAACATATTCAAGTTAACCAAAAGGTTAAAGAGTTTACCCCTTGttgaaatgataaaattttaaagtaTATTTAAGAAGGGAAAACAAGTTAAGTACAAAatgtagctttttttttttgagattaTTCAGTTTATAATATCTAAAAGGAATAATAAAAAGGAATACTCAATTCACTGCAAaagttaaaataaacaaaattgtatttaGAAAGAATGCATGGGAAATTCagttcttgtttttttattttaattaaataggtcgtgattttgtatataaataatttttcttgttaaatttatCCTGAACAAGATATAAACTTGAAGGTCATGATTAAagtaagatttaaaatatttagtattatgtttgaaatttttctCTTAATTCAAAGTGAAAGCTTAGCaaaatcttgtatatatatatatctttgattcATTGGCTTGGTTTTGTTCTATATTTGGTATACCTATTGTTTACAAAAGAATTCTATAAATAGatatcaattaattttttttttatataatttaaacaattttcaaggGGTCTGTAAAATTCTATTTAGTTACTACAAGGACATATATCTAATATACCTCCTTGGTTTCTTCTAGTCTTCATGAAGAAATGTTCGAATTCTGGGTCATTTATCTGGTGACAAGTATGTGCAAAGGGATTTTTTCCCCCAAAGAAAGCCGTTTTCAGTAACATACTTGAACTAGTAAGGTGTGGTTTGCAGGTTTAATTTTTTGAAGTATCGTACACCTTTGATtagttttgttcaacaaatacttttattttaagaactgtagtaaaatcaaacaagttttaaaagtgttttgtattttttctcaCAGCCTTCAGAGGTTTGCATCATCTATCAAGCCAGAGATACCAGCAGAAGCATTCACCAAGTAAGTAAAATATTAAGGTgttgataacaaaaaatatcacaaaatatttactttgaaatAATGTTCTATCTTTTGAAAATACCCATACAGAACTTTTGACTTGTTAAAAGATTGTGTATGTGAATGAATGAAAACAGATTGAAAAAGTACAACCCTTTCATTATAGTTaaggattatattttttttatcattgaataTAAGTATTGAAGGACAACGATTCATTAATTGGAAATCTCcctattaaaagttaaatattagaAATGAGTCATTATGTGACACTACAGGACAAGATAAACTAAACTTTAATTTAGTACTCCAGCTAAAATATACCTCTTTAATTCTTTTGAGTGCTAACATGTTTATACATAACACCAGCTTTATCTAAGGTAAAACATGTCTTAGCAAACACctcaaatgaattaaaaaaattaaagtttcttGAACAAATTACCTGTTAATTGTTTTACACCTCTGTTGGTTTGAGTCAATGAGTTAGTTATTTTAGTCTGATCAGTACTTGGTTGAAGTGTGAAattattttgaaagtttaattaacTACATAGTTATTATGTTTCTCAGGTATCTATAATTATGAGCAatagttttaacatttttaaaagatgttgtTATTACAAACTGAGTCTTTCTTTTGCAAATAGAAATGTAAGGTGTTGAATTTTGAGATGAGACATATGAGTAGAAATTATTTATGGAAAGTATATAAAATGTGATTGCTAACAGTAGGACACAAAATCAGTTTTGAAATCAAAGAGATAAGATTTAACAATGTCTaagaatttttatgattttatattttatcctCTTTGCAGAAAGAAGACCATTGCTTTCAGAAGAATACAGTCATTACCAGTAAGTACATAGAATTACAGATTACTACTTGAAAATAAATTCAGCTAACATGTGCATACTTTTTTATGCACCATAACATGAAGTTATTGCAGTGAGACTCCGGAAAACGTTTTAGTATAGTATACTATATTAGCTAAGAAGTACAATATTTTTCTCCATGGGCAATGATGCTGAGGATTTGTGTTATAAATTACTATCTATTGCCATTTATGATTTACATGCtatttagtaaaattaaaaagttcTAGAAATGCtgcatttatacatatatatgaaaaaaaaattgtcatctaGCTTCAAATACATCATCCTAATACATTTTGGTGTTTGAGCATCATCATAGACgcctattttataattttaacctTGTTACAATATGTCTACATATGTTTCCTTCATTACAGCCACCTATGATGAGACTGAGTCCAGTAGACTTTCAGGACAAAGAGAATACAGTCACCGCAGCCGACAATGACAGTCCAATGTCACCTGACTCTGGTCTACCAGACATCCAACAACCAATTTTCTACATTGAAGAAAACAGTTCACAAGACAGTGGTTTTAGTCTTGATAGCAGGGTATGTATGGAGTTAAAAAGCAATGTGTTCAGTTAATGAGAGAACAACCAagctgcaaaataaaaaaaaagtagacaTGCGTTGTAACttgtagacccattggtggccttcggctgttatctgctctttggtcgggttgttgtttctttgacatattccccattttcattctcaacaTCAGAAAATCAgcaaatttaaaattcatatatttattacattcatAAATGTTTGAGAACAAAGTCACGATTAGCTTGTTGCAGTgaatattttctgttaaagaGCTTTCAATTTACTTcatgttaattttatttctaattaaaaacaaagtgagtcttattattaattttatgttttaggATTTTGAATTTGCTGCACCTGTTGGTGTACCAAAACGTAGCAAGTTAAAGATCATCAGTGAAGATACATGTTCTCCCTTGAAGTACTCTCCAGTCAAAAGTTCTCCGTCCAGGGCTAGACCAAAGTCATTCTCAGGATTGGTAAGTTGTGCTTCCTGAATGTTCTTTTGAACACTGAAATTTTTAATACTGTTGGAAGAGATTTTACTTTTCTTTAATGAAGTGAAGATAAAgaatcttatttattatttatatgaaataaatgttctcatatattttcaattcaaaGTAAATTTTATCATATGATTGAATATAATGAGCGGGTATATAAACTatatttcaatgagacaactagccTAAGACAAAAATAGCTAAAATTATGTGAGGAGGACAACATTTGCAATGAAATAATGATGACTACCATGATTGGACTCATTTGAtgttatttattatcatttttgtttaatcAGATTAAAGACAGAGTTTTAATATGACTTGAAAAGTCTTAAATTCATTTTGTGAAAACCCTGCTGATAATGTATTTTAGCACGCCTATAAAAGCTTGGGAACATTatgtataaatatgttttattgtttcagaAATTCTCCGATAGTAAAGCCACATTCCAGTCCGACAGTCCACTAAAGATGTGTCCATTGGCTAGTTTTGATGAAGAAGATGTTGATGATGGCTTTCTAGATTTAATAGACCATGAAGACAATTCTGAGGTATATATAACTAGAGTCATAAGAGGCTTTATTCCTTGAATTACCAGACTGGCTTAGAAATCTTTTTTATAGTGTTGATATGTCTATCCATGGAttccattttgaattgattttgaTGTCTGATCAAGTAGAGTGGGTTACATGATTACTGCTGTATTCTTTAACTTAAATATACATTTGCCATGTAATCATTGAGTTcataacataaaaataatttaggccctcaaaatatcaaaagattgCCTATAGTGTGCAGATATCTGTAAATTGTGTCAGCTTTCAAACCTGAAACTTTCGGTTTGATTATTCATCACCGCTAGTACATGTTGCTGGTACAAGGAAGAAAATGTTACATTGaaaatttttgttaaaagtgTGTGCAAatgaacataattttttttacaccagCTGTGCAGTTGAACACTTGCATGTCAATAACAAGGCTCAAAGTAGACATGCAGTTTATCTGATTTATTAAAGCACATTTTACGTTGAAAATATAGGTTCTTTCCATATTCATGATATAGTGATACACATAACAAAAGTAATACAAATGATTCAAAAAAACTGAAGACGTGACTGATAGTTTTAGAATAACTAAACCAAACATTTCAAGCTATTATGATTTTTTTGCAGTCATCAGGAGTACCGGACACAATGGCCAAGTTATTTAGTGCACCAGTTCTTAGCCAAACCCCAGAATGTGAAGATTACATCCCAAAGGTTGGTATATCTTCTACAACATTtcattttatatcaattaaattttgatCAATTTAAGTGATTTATTATAGGTAAAATATTGTTTGAATGGATTAAATCGTCACATAGACAAGTTAACCTTAACATTTCAAACACATGGAAGGGGACAGTAACACTATTCAGAATCATTAATCTCATTTCATCCGTTGAAAGATAATTTTTCCTtgaaacattatacatgttaagAAATGAAATACTCCATTTCACTCCATTTCATTTcttaacatgtataatgtttcaAGGAAAAATTATCTTTCAACGAATGAAATTTAAATGAAAGACCTTAAAATAATGATTAGGGACTAaactttaaagtattttttttttaaatctataattcaaaagattaaatttgattttaaaaattcagttaaaaaatgtTATTCTCATCTTGAATTTTATAAACATAACATTGTATTTCACCATGatgatttgaaatttgaaacttgtgtaaaaattattgtaaattatatttgatataggTATCAGACAGTTTTGGAAAGTTGTTCAGCGCACCGGTAGCCAGTCAGACACAAGTTACTGATGAGGAAACACCAAAGGTAGGATATTATTTTCATCAAtgcatttatatttgtaaattttcatctacattaaaattgttttaaattactgATAGAACAAAATATGGGATTGACTGGTTGATGATTAAATGAATCGTTCACATCGTGCTCCATGCTAATTTTAATCCCTTAAAAGGTtgaatcaaatgttttttttgacATACACAGACTAGCACTTTCAGTATATAGGCATTGGATCTAATCTAGGTtggatattttcaacaaaaagatGTGGTCCCATGGTTACACATGGACATTTGAACACCCCTTGGTCTGACAAAAAGGGTTCCAGTTTACATATTTAAGTCCATGaaacaacataacaaaatgatGAATTTGAAGATATTCAACCAACAGAACTTTAATAGTTCAAAAGATAGAGAAGGTACTTAAAGAAAAACATGAcaaagaaaaaattgtaacatttaTTGATAACCttatcctctttttattcaagcAAATGTAAATAATCTTTTAGATCAACATGGTGTCGACTTAATAAAATTGCAATTGAATTCACTTACAATACAAATCATATTACACATGTATTTTTACTGTCTTTTTACAGCTGCGAAGAAGTAGATCACTGTTCAACAGGTCTCAATCATTTGATGTCAGAGGTCGTAACAAACGTTTCCCTGCAAGTGATGACTCAACACCTCACCAGCAGAGTAAAAGACGTAAATCCTTTGCTGTTGATGAAGACGAGGTTAAAGAAACAAAAGTAAGTACCAACAAATAGTtaagtttatgatataaaattgagaaaatgtAAATGAAGTTAAAATCTACATTTCATGCTTCAGACAATATGCTACCAATACATTTTTAAGTAGATgtggaaaaaaaaacagatctttCGACctaaacaattagaaaaaaaacaaaaagtaaaaaattttTAATGTGCATCTTAACCTTAATTAACCAACTATTCATTAAATAGGACTGCTTATGATTTGGAAATTGTACTGAGAGACATTTTGTGCATAGCAGAAGTAAAGAAATTGGCAATAGAAACCTTTTGTTACTTGTTaatttattatacccccgctttgaaaaaaggggggtatactgttttacctctgtctgtccttccttcagtccgtccgtcccatgaaatttttgttgcttttttctcatgaactacaatataaggatttctgaaatttggtttcagggtttatataagtctgctacACCATTTGAtgccttttcagattcatcactcgacaacttcctgtttaccgaacacttgtattattttacacatgataaccaagttgaaaattttcgtcacatttttctcagcaactacaatacaaggatttctgaaattttgtttcaaggtttatataagtatgctataccgtgtgatgcgttttcagattcatcactcaacaacttcctgtttaccgaacacatgcatatttttacactattaaaattatccacttgcggcgggggtatcatcagtgagcagtagctcacagtttcacttgttaatattttgccTTGTAGTATAAATTTTCTAATAAATAATTTTAACCTTGTCCTGACATTTTACTTTAGCATTACaatattaattgtttatttcagagtATGCCATTACCAA
The window above is part of the Mytilus galloprovincialis chromosome 4, xbMytGall1.hap1.1, whole genome shotgun sequence genome. Proteins encoded here:
- the LOC143071771 gene encoding M-phase inducer phosphatase 1-like isoform X2; its protein translation is MLLCQELDVFHYGCFMDSPTPLDSPTLEMSLQRFASSIKPEIPAEAFTKKKTIAFRRIQSLPPPMMRLSPVDFQDKENTVTAADNDSPMSPDSGLPDIQQPIFYIEENSSQDSGFSLDSRDFEFAAPVGVPKRSKLKIISEDTCSPLKYSPVKSSPSRARPKSFSGLKFSDSKATFQSDSPLKMCPLASFDEEDVDDGFLDLIDHEDNSESSGVPDTMAKLFSAPVLSQTPECEDYIPKVSDSFGKLFSAPVASQTQVTDEETPKLRRSRSLFNRSQSFDVRGRNKRFPASDDSTPHQQSKRRKSFAVDEDEVKETKSMPLPRLHRCHSETDAMIKMALNKIYDEPDLIADCSKPYSLPVIPGKKQDLKSISSETVRQLLDNEYSHVVEKFIIIDCRYPYEYQGGHIRGAKNIYTRESITEEFLRNPSQPEDPEKRNILIFHCEFSSERGPNLSRFLRQQDRHANKECYPALHYPEVYLLEGGYKVFYEQFSEYCDPISYKPMLHKDHQEDLRHFRIKSKSWAGEKTNRPGFRPLKF
- the LOC143071771 gene encoding M-phase inducer phosphatase 1-like isoform X1; this encodes MSKSSISKKPPRLRLPLKNLSNNLSFLNALNIAPSKMNSPVTSLAMNLSELHTGRGGTPRRKLSLSSIDTPPTQCQPTPDRLDSSESGCFMDSPTPLDSPTLEMSLQRFASSIKPEIPAEAFTKKKTIAFRRIQSLPPPMMRLSPVDFQDKENTVTAADNDSPMSPDSGLPDIQQPIFYIEENSSQDSGFSLDSRDFEFAAPVGVPKRSKLKIISEDTCSPLKYSPVKSSPSRARPKSFSGLKFSDSKATFQSDSPLKMCPLASFDEEDVDDGFLDLIDHEDNSESSGVPDTMAKLFSAPVLSQTPECEDYIPKVSDSFGKLFSAPVASQTQVTDEETPKLRRSRSLFNRSQSFDVRGRNKRFPASDDSTPHQQSKRRKSFAVDEDEVKETKSMPLPRLHRCHSETDAMIKMALNKIYDEPDLIADCSKPYSLPVIPGKKQDLKSISSETVRQLLDNEYSHVVEKFIIIDCRYPYEYQGGHIRGAKNIYTRESITEEFLRNPSQPEDPEKRNILIFHCEFSSERGPNLSRFLRQQDRHANKECYPALHYPEVYLLEGGYKVFYEQFSEYCDPISYKPMLHKDHQEDLRHFRIKSKSWAGEKTNRPGFRPLKF
- the LOC143071771 gene encoding M-phase inducer phosphatase 1-like isoform X3, which encodes MATAFFSSPSWSLQRFASSIKPEIPAEAFTKKKTIAFRRIQSLPPPMMRLSPVDFQDKENTVTAADNDSPMSPDSGLPDIQQPIFYIEENSSQDSGFSLDSRDFEFAAPVGVPKRSKLKIISEDTCSPLKYSPVKSSPSRARPKSFSGLKFSDSKATFQSDSPLKMCPLASFDEEDVDDGFLDLIDHEDNSESSGVPDTMAKLFSAPVLSQTPECEDYIPKVSDSFGKLFSAPVASQTQVTDEETPKLRRSRSLFNRSQSFDVRGRNKRFPASDDSTPHQQSKRRKSFAVDEDEVKETKSMPLPRLHRCHSETDAMIKMALNKIYDEPDLIADCSKPYSLPVIPGKKQDLKSISSETVRQLLDNEYSHVVEKFIIIDCRYPYEYQGGHIRGAKNIYTRESITEEFLRNPSQPEDPEKRNILIFHCEFSSERGPNLSRFLRQQDRHANKECYPALHYPEVYLLEGGYKVFYEQFSEYCDPISYKPMLHKDHQEDLRHFRIKSKSWAGEKTNRPGFRPLKF